One window of Pleurodeles waltl isolate 20211129_DDA chromosome 3_1, aPleWal1.hap1.20221129, whole genome shotgun sequence genomic DNA carries:
- the LOC138283458 gene encoding gamma-crystallin-3-like: protein MGKIIFYEDRNFQGRSYECSSECADLSSYFSRCNSIRVESGNWILYEHPNFRGHQYYLRRGEYPDFQHWMGFNDSIKSCRFTPQHRGSYRIRIYERENFGGQMMEFSEDCPHVYEQFRYNDIYSCNVQDGHWVFYEEPNYRGRQYYLRPGEYRRYSDWGASSPRVGSFRRVRDLY, encoded by the exons ATGGGGAAA ATCATCTTCTATGAGGACAGGAACTTCCAGGGCCGGTCCTATGAGTGCAGCTCTGAGTGTGCCGATCTGAGCTCCTATTTCAGCCGCTGTAACTCCATCCGAGTGGAAAGTGGCAATTGGATACTCTATGAACACCCCAACTTCCGGGGTCACCAGTACTATCTCAGAAGAGGGGAGTACCCTGACTTTCAGCACTGGATGGGCTTCAATGACTCGATCAAGTCTTGCCGCTTTACCCCACAA CACCGTGGATCCTACAGAATAAGGATTTACGAACGAGAGAACTTTGGAGGTCAGATGATGGAGTTCTCTGAAGACTGTCCACATGTGTATGAACAGTTCCGCTACAATGACATCTATTCCTGTAATGTGCAGGATGGGCACTGGGTCTTCTATGAAGAGCCCAACTACAGAGGACGTCAGTACTACCTGAGACCCGGCGAGTACAGGAGATACAGTGACTGGGGAGCCTCAAGCCCTAGAGTTGGATCCTTCAGGAGAGTTCGGGATCTTTACTGA